The following DNA comes from Candidatus Tanganyikabacteria bacterium.
CACGTCCACCCGGTCGTCGGGGGTCGTGCGCATCCTCAAGGACCTCGACGAAAACGTGACCGGGCGCCACGTGCTGGTGATCGAGGACATCATCGACACGGGCCTCACCTTGTCGTACCTGATGCGCACCCTCCTGGAGCGCCGGCCCGCTTCGCTCGAGATCTGCACGCTACTGGACAAACCCGCCCGGCGCCTGGTGGACGTGCCCGTGAAGTACTCCGGCTTCACCATCCCCGACAAGTTCGTGGTGGGGTATGGCCTCGATTACGCGCAGAAGTACCGCAATCTGCCCTTCATCGGCGTCTTGAAGCCGGAAGTTTACAGTAGCTAGACCAGCCAGCTCCTGTTACAATTTTTACTTAATCCTCACAAATAACCCCGTCTCCTGCGGGAGGTTCATACGTCCATGACCATCCAAGAGCGCGTGCACTCGCTTGCACAGCCGCTGGCCGCCTCGCTCGGCCTGGATGTCGTCGAGGTCGAATGGACCCGGGAGCACGGCCGGCGCATCCTCAGGGTGACGATCTACAAGCCGGCCGGCATCTCGCACGACGACTGCGAGGCGCTCAGCCGCCGCCTCGACGCGGCACTCGACGAAGCCGGGGCGATCCAGGAGCCCTACCACCTGGAAGTCTCGTCGCCCGGGGCCGAGCGGCCCCTCGAGAGCGACGAGGATTACCGCCGCTTCGCCGGGCGGCGGGTGCTCATCAAGCTGCGAGAGCCGGTAGCGGGCCGGCGCGAGTGGCGCGGGAGCCTGGTGGGCGCGACCCCCGACGAGGTCGTGGTCGCCCACGAAGGCGGGGAAATGGCGCTGCCGCGAGGCAGCATCAGCCGTGCCCGTTTGTCCATCGATTAGCTGCCGCGCCGAATAGCCGGTCAAAGGGGAACGCCGACAGATGCAGGTCAACATCCGGGAAGCCTTCAAGATGCTCCAGAAGGAGAAGGCGATCGCGCCCGACATCCTGCAGGAGTCGCTGGAGGCCGCGCTGCTGGCCGCCTACCGGAAAATGCCGGGAGCCCGGGAGAATGCGGTCGCCCGGCTCGATCTCGACGCCAACGAGATGCTCATCCTCGATCGGCGCGAAGTCGTCGCGGCCGTTTCCGATCCGGCAAACCAGATCGACCTGGAGCAGGCGCGGGAGATACGCGAGGACGCTGAAGTCGGGCAGATGCTGGAGGTCGACGTCACGCCCAGCCCCGCCGAGATGGGTCGCCTGGCCGCGGGAGCCTTCCGGCAGGTGCTCCAGCAAAAGACCCGCGAGGCCGAGCGCAAGACCATCATCGAGCAGTACAAGGGCAAGGAGGGCGAGACGCTCATCGGCCAGGTGCGGCGCATCGAGGGCAAGAACATCGTCGTCGACTTCGGAAAGGTCGAGGGCGTCGTGCCCGCGGCCGAGC
Coding sequences within:
- the hpt gene encoding hypoxanthine phosphoribosyltransferase, coding for MQQFAQAPESPLLGHIEHKLISEQEIADRVMMLGSQISQDYHGLDLLMVGVLRGVAVFIGDLVRAVTVPMEVDFIAISSYGTSTRSSGVVRILKDLDENVTGRHVLVIEDIIDTGLTLSYLMRTLLERRPASLEICTLLDKPARRLVDVPVKYSGFTIPDKFVVGYGLDYAQKYRNLPFIGVLKPEVYSS
- a CDS encoding ribosome maturation factor RimP, whose translation is MTIQERVHSLAQPLAASLGLDVVEVEWTREHGRRILRVTIYKPAGISHDDCEALSRRLDAALDEAGAIQEPYHLEVSSPGAERPLESDEDYRRFAGRRVLIKLREPVAGRREWRGSLVGATPDEVVVAHEGGEMALPRGSISRARLSID